The proteins below come from a single Nitrospirota bacterium genomic window:
- a CDS encoding acyl carrier protein — translation MTKNDVEEKLIEGISAIMSIDRSSMAPDIPFKELGLDSLGFVEVLVFIEKTFKLNLVELDLTKKDFETINSLATFISKKL, via the coding sequence ATGACGAAAAATGATGTAGAGGAAAAATTAATAGAGGGTATCTCTGCAATAATGTCCATTGACAGGTCTTCCATGGCTCCTGACATACCCTTTAAAGAACTGGGGCTTGATTCGCTGGGGTTTGTTGAAGTGCTTGTGTTCATAGAGAAGACATTTAAACTTAATCTTGTTGAGCTGGATTTAACGAAAAAGGATTTTGAGACAATAAATTCGCTGGCAACCTTTATCAGCAAAAAGCTTTAA
- a CDS encoding acyl--CoA ligase, which produces MNIFDTIRKETRDFADKTAVIEDNQVISYSKLFSCADITASSLREKGVGQFHRVGLLCGDSIDYLTTSMAVLSLSAVIVPISPEQSDNEIRDIIDRIALDYLIFEKGTFEEEGSENLLSGGLLKKELKIIKRDIPELDNSEYYKLNPAFIRFSSGTTGASKGVVLSHEAIIERTDAADKGLKITSGDTVLWVLSMSFHFVVTILLFLRRGATIVLCSQRFPEALIEGITEHKGTFIYASPFHYNLLARSDLLSTESLSNVRLAVSTAMKLPDAIAEQFSEKFGFELSEAYGIIEVGLPFMNLNADKKNRGSVGRPLPDYEIKIFKKGSDGVGEIYIKGKGMLNAYFSPWKNGKSILKEGWFKTGDLGRIDDNGNLTIVGREKDVINFAGMKVFAFEVESVLNEYPLIKESMVYGVSHPQYGQLPVAKLVLKNSRSSIDLNALRRFCYHRMSQYKVPKDFQIVDALPKTASGKVKRENTSH; this is translated from the coding sequence ATGAACATCTTCGATACAATTAGAAAGGAGACCCGGGACTTTGCCGATAAAACAGCGGTGATTGAAGACAATCAGGTGATTTCATATTCGAAGCTTTTCTCCTGCGCTGATATCACAGCGTCTTCTCTCAGGGAAAAAGGTGTGGGCCAATTCCACCGGGTGGGTCTCTTGTGCGGCGACTCAATTGACTATCTGACAACGAGCATGGCAGTCCTCTCTTTGTCCGCGGTGATCGTCCCCATATCTCCTGAACAGTCTGATAATGAGATAAGAGATATCATTGACAGGATCGCTCTTGATTATCTGATATTCGAAAAGGGGACGTTTGAGGAGGAAGGTTCGGAGAATCTTTTGTCAGGGGGACTGCTAAAAAAAGAATTGAAGATAATTAAGAGAGACATCCCTGAACTGGACAACAGCGAATATTATAAATTAAATCCCGCATTCATCCGTTTCAGCTCCGGCACTACAGGTGCAAGCAAAGGAGTGGTGCTTTCGCATGAGGCGATAATCGAAAGGACAGACGCTGCAGATAAGGGGCTTAAAATAACTTCTGGAGATACAGTGCTTTGGGTGCTTTCGATGAGTTTCCATTTTGTGGTGACAATACTCCTTTTTCTGCGAAGAGGCGCAACTATTGTATTATGCAGTCAGCGTTTTCCTGAGGCATTGATAGAAGGCATCACAGAACATAAAGGTACATTTATCTACGCCTCGCCTTTTCACTATAATCTCCTGGCACGTTCTGACCTCCTTTCCACTGAGTCGCTCAGTAATGTACGTCTGGCAGTTTCGACTGCCATGAAACTCCCTGACGCAATAGCAGAGCAGTTTTCTGAAAAATTCGGGTTTGAACTGAGTGAGGCATACGGCATCATTGAGGTGGGATTGCCGTTCATGAATCTTAATGCAGACAAAAAAAACAGGGGGTCTGTAGGCAGGCCGCTTCCAGATTATGAGATAAAGATATTTAAAAAGGGCTCTGACGGAGTTGGTGAAATATACATAAAAGGAAAGGGAATGCTTAATGCCTATTTTTCACCATGGAAGAACGGGAAGAGTATCTTGAAAGAAGGCTGGTTTAAAACAGGAGACCTCGGCAGGATTGATGATAATGGCAATCTGACCATTGTCGGGAGGGAAAAGGATGTCATTAATTTCGCTGGCATGAAGGTCTTTGCATTTGAGGTGGAATCCGTACTTAACGAATACCCGCTCATAAAAGAGTCAATGGTTTACGGTGTATCCCACCCACAGTACGGACAACTGCCTGTAGCGAAGCTTGTTTTGAAGAATAGTCGCAGCAGCATTGACCTGAATGCTTTGCGCAGGTTCTGCTATCATAGAATGTCTCAATATAAAGTGCCCAAGGATTTTCAAATTGTGGATGCATTGCCAAAAACAGCAAGCGGAAAGGTAAAGCGTGAAAATACTTCTCATTAA
- a CDS encoding cobalamin B12-binding domain-containing protein, which translates to MKQKQSDEKNIPRLKTKGPLRILLVKPHPYLTVAKRLNEFLHLEPLELEIVAGGIPAEDSVSIYDMTLGKKPMEVFHKRLDEIKPDIVGFTGYSNQSARVKELAQLVKKKYPSTIVVVGGIHAIIAPADYAVDDIDIIVRGEGGTTFREIIRRLKAGETPYFGYVSLSRLDKDFQEKAAAKPPTYPQVEEIPLPRRDLVERSRYFAVWTSAPDGKLDTIFPRMASVRTSYGCKFNCAFCVVHHIMGRKYLERNPEDVVNEIANIQEEHIYFVDDETFLNEKRMTKVAQLLIERGIKKKFVSWARADTIVRHPDMFRLWKKAGLEMVYVGLEAMDETRLKNYKKLTSVETNKKAVSTLQEIGLTLHASLMVDPSFSVEDFRSVEKTIMDIGPAEVSFTVFSPSPGTELWHKHKEEFICDPYLFYDCMHTLLPTKLDIRRFYAHFARLYRLAWSTNPLRVNKVKTPFHEVIRAIVNGTKYIFALRAIHRDYYDKR; encoded by the coding sequence ATGAAGCAGAAGCAGTCAGATGAAAAGAACATACCACGATTGAAGACAAAGGGGCCTCTTCGCATTCTTCTTGTGAAGCCTCATCCGTATCTTACTGTTGCCAAAAGGCTGAACGAATTTCTCCACCTTGAGCCTCTTGAACTTGAGATCGTTGCAGGCGGTATACCGGCAGAAGACTCTGTTTCGATATATGACATGACATTGGGAAAAAAGCCGATGGAAGTTTTCCACAAAAGACTGGATGAGATCAAGCCGGATATCGTAGGCTTTACCGGATACAGCAATCAGTCTGCAAGGGTGAAGGAACTGGCACAACTTGTGAAGAAGAAATACCCTTCTACAATAGTTGTTGTAGGTGGAATTCATGCAATAATAGCTCCTGCTGATTATGCAGTGGATGATATAGATATTATAGTCAGGGGTGAAGGAGGCACAACCTTCAGGGAGATTATTAGAAGATTAAAAGCCGGTGAAACACCTTATTTTGGATACGTTTCGCTCTCAAGGCTGGATAAGGATTTTCAGGAAAAAGCAGCTGCCAAACCGCCGACTTATCCGCAGGTTGAGGAGATTCCTCTTCCCCGTAGGGATCTTGTAGAGCGGTCGAGATATTTTGCTGTCTGGACTTCAGCGCCTGATGGAAAGCTGGATACCATATTCCCGCGTATGGCATCTGTCAGGACTTCGTACGGCTGTAAATTTAATTGTGCCTTCTGCGTGGTACATCACATAATGGGGCGGAAGTATCTTGAGAGAAATCCTGAAGATGTTGTGAACGAGATAGCAAATATTCAGGAAGAGCATATATATTTTGTTGATGACGAGACGTTTCTGAATGAAAAGAGGATGACAAAGGTCGCACAGCTGCTTATAGAGAGAGGGATTAAAAAGAAGTTTGTGAGCTGGGCAAGGGCTGACACGATAGTAAGGCATCCTGATATGTTCAGGCTCTGGAAAAAGGCAGGACTTGAAATGGTCTATGTCGGGCTCGAGGCTATGGATGAAACCCGCCTGAAAAATTACAAGAAACTCACCTCTGTTGAAACCAACAAAAAAGCGGTATCAACGCTTCAGGAGATAGGGCTAACACTTCATGCCAGTCTTATGGTAGACCCTTCATTTTCTGTAGAGGATTTCAGGAGCGTGGAAAAAACGATAATGGACATCGGGCCTGCTGAGGTATCTTTTACTGTTTTCTCGCCATCACCCGGTACTGAGCTGTGGCATAAGCATAAAGAGGAATTTATCTGCGACCCTTATCTCTTCTATGACTGCATGCATACACTGCTGCCTACGAAACTTGATATCAGGAGGTTCTACGCGCATTTTGCCCGTCTCTACAGGCTTGCATGGTCCACAAATCCTCTGAGAGTGAATAAGGTGAAGACGCCTTTTCATGAAGTGATAAGGGCGATAGTAAACGGCACAAAATATATCTTTGCCCTTCGTGCAATTCACAGGGATTACTACGATAAAAGGTGA
- a CDS encoding FAD-dependent oxidoreductase yields MIKTHADVLVAGGGVSGVAAAVAAARQGARTCLVEGAGFLGGIGYSGLLRHICGLYLNGDTMPVETINKGIAEEVVSLLNKLYPDNKVKKIGRVYVLPYSREDLRSVFDSLLNAESKLQVLSNTTVVLVKITDEEITGITVENSEGKYDIVPGVVIDCTGNGEVSTLAGADFDISLPEELQLAGYVLRIKGIKDYDETLQIKVPFYLAEASEKKVLSFYLRFSTLSPGDAPDEGYLKISVVVADGPEGRQRAITDALSVHRYLADRLEQFKDSYIAGTSQAVMQREGRRIRGEYTLTEDDILSARKFSDGIVKNSWPIEIWDRNKGTIYKYVPKDDYYEIPIGCLKVKGFKNLLCAGRCISVSREALGSTRVMGTCISLGEQAGMAAANKIKHGNYLLSENKI; encoded by the coding sequence TTGATCAAGACACATGCTGATGTCCTTGTTGCAGGCGGCGGAGTTTCCGGTGTGGCTGCAGCTGTGGCAGCTGCGCGGCAGGGAGCGCGTACATGTCTTGTCGAGGGAGCAGGTTTTTTGGGGGGTATCGGCTATTCTGGATTGCTTAGGCATATCTGCGGCCTTTATCTCAATGGAGACACTATGCCTGTTGAAACGATTAATAAAGGAATAGCAGAGGAGGTAGTCTCTTTATTGAATAAACTCTATCCAGATAATAAAGTGAAGAAAATAGGGAGGGTCTATGTCCTGCCTTACTCAAGGGAAGACCTCAGGTCTGTTTTTGATTCACTGTTAAATGCAGAATCTAAACTGCAGGTCCTTTCAAATACAACTGTTGTATTAGTAAAAATAACAGATGAAGAAATAACGGGCATCACAGTTGAAAATTCCGAAGGCAAATATGACATTGTTCCCGGTGTGGTCATAGATTGCACAGGCAACGGAGAGGTCTCTACGCTGGCTGGAGCAGACTTCGATATATCATTGCCTGAAGAACTTCAGCTTGCAGGATATGTGCTGCGCATTAAGGGAATCAAGGACTACGATGAAACCCTGCAGATAAAGGTGCCTTTTTATCTGGCTGAAGCATCTGAAAAAAAAGTGCTTTCTTTTTATCTGAGATTTTCAACTCTCTCTCCCGGAGATGCTCCGGATGAAGGATATCTGAAAATAAGCGTGGTTGTTGCTGATGGTCCTGAAGGCAGGCAAAGAGCAATAACGGATGCATTGTCCGTGCACAGATATCTGGCGGACAGACTTGAACAGTTTAAAGACTCTTATATTGCCGGGACCTCTCAGGCAGTAATGCAGAGGGAAGGCAGGAGGATAAGGGGTGAATATACACTCACGGAAGACGACATCCTTAGTGCGAGGAAATTCTCTGATGGCATTGTGAAAAACTCATGGCCTATTGAGATATGGGACAGAAATAAAGGGACGATCTACAAATATGTTCCAAAAGACGATTACTATGAAATACCCATTGGTTGTTTGAAGGTGAAGGGTTTTAAAAACCTGTTATGCGCAGGCCGGTGCATATCAGTTTCTCGCGAGGCGCTCGGGTCCACAAGGGTGATGGGCACATGTATATCTCTCGGAGAGCAGGCGGGTATGGCAGCAGCCAATAAGATCAAGCATGGAAATTACCTTTTATCAGAGAATAAAATATAA